From the genome of Oncorhynchus masou masou isolate Uvic2021 chromosome 15, UVic_Omas_1.1, whole genome shotgun sequence:
CACTATCATCCAGTCACTCAACACCTGTGGTGTTTCCACTTGCGTGCAGCCATTGTGATGCTGTTGTTCTTCTTGTGCCAGGGGAAGAGGCGGGTGAGGGCCAGGGTGCCATCGGACTGGACAGCGCCGGTCAGCAGGTAGAGCTGGACACGGCCGGGCCGGACCAGTACGTTGGCACAGGGCAGGTTGATGAGCAGCCACTGCTGGAGGAGGTGCTGGGTGTCGTAGGGAAGCAGGGGGCCCTGGCGGATAAACTCTATCCGGCCTTCCACCTCAAACTCTGGCTCCCCTGAGAGAAGGCGCCGGCGAGACAGCTTAGCTgttacagctgagggaggagagagagaacagaaggtgAGTATGCTAGCTGAGACAGAACTACACACATACGTATGGTACAAATATACACACTAATAAACTTGCATAACATACTAATCAGTGaaaacatacacatatatacagtacattattgcACATGCTTACCAAAGTCATCCTGGCACAGAGCATCCAGAACTGTCTTCAGTGAAGGGTGCTCCTCCACGGAAGGACATGCTTGGCATGCAGGCTTAGGCAGTGCTTTGGCGAGGTGGCTGTTGCTGTGTTTGGGGTGGGGGGTCAGGCACATGTCTTCCTGGGTAGGGAAGCGGTCACAGTCTAGCGCCTCTGGCCAGACTTGGCCCTGACAGGACAGTACTGGGGCACAGCTGTCCCTGACGGCCACACACAGGCTACGGCACGGCTGGATAAaactggagatggagagacagacacggGGTCATGTTCCATTGTAAACACACTGAGGGTGAAATATAAGTGATGGATGAGTGGACAGTTCCCTCTTGAGAAGGAGTTGGCAGTGGGATGTTCTCAAGGGGAAGGTAATagggaaatagacagagagaacagccaaGTTGACAGAGAAGGAAGAGAGCAGCCTAGTATGGAGAgcgaaagacacacacacacacacacacacacacacaggaaggacATAGAAAGATAGAAGAGGACATGTATAGGTAAAAGGCAAACAAAAGCTACAGACTTACGCGTCGAGGCAGACGGGCGCGATGAGGGAGCAGAGGAAGGCCTGGGCCTGGGGATGGCAACCGGTCTGCAGCAGGGGTCTCCAGTCCTCCGAGCGGGGAACCACCTCGCCCTCTAGGCTGCTGTGCCCCAGCAAGTTAGGCAGCCTCATCTCCGAGTAGCCCACGTCCTGGCACACACTCATTTGGTGGGGGATAGGCACACAGCGGGTCGACTGACCCAGGTTGAAGCCCCAGGCTGGGGCCAGGAGAACCAGGAGAGTCAGGGTGAAGGAGAAGAGATCCATCGTGAAGAGAAACAAAGTCCTGACTGAAAATCCAATTAAGGAGAAGACAGGTGCTGTTGCTTGCTGTAGTAAAGGtaatgtctctctgtgccagttgcCTCCCTCTATATATACAACCAGCCCAGCCCCATCAGACTGTTATCAACTACCTATCAAAGAGGCTGGGATGAGGTGCGAGAGGAGACAACAGCTAGTTTTGTGATGACTGCAGACATAGGGGGTAATAGTGAATAGAGGCGGGGGGCATTATGAGAGCAATCACAGCCAAGACATTACAATGCAAAACTATCAGTCTCCTGGGCTTATTTTCACCATTAAATCTATTGACTTTTACATTAGAAATACCTCCTGCTGATTGGTTCACATAAGACACTTTGCTGAGCAGTTATGTATTCATGTATATATAATTTTTGTCTTGTGAGCCATTGTTTTGAGAACACTGCTGTAAAGACAGAAGTACATGAAACACACATTTATATTTGAGACAAAGTTCTGAAACATTGACTGGCATTTAAATATGACATGTGAAATCAAGAATGTTTATAATTcatattttcctttatttttgAAGAAACAGTGTGGGCTTCTTTCTTCtgtgtagacagacaggcagagtctCCTCAATATTGAGTCTCTTTCATGTCTCGGTTTCCTGAGAAGAAGGGTCCTGAGCCCAGCTCTGATCACACTCCCATTAGCGGAGACGTGTTTCTGTCTGGCTCACTGGGCTTTGATGTGACCCTAGATTACAGTCTGATGCACATGCTAAATGCTACAACAACAGCAAGCTCTGTCTACCTACTGTAGCAATCAGATCAAACTTGACTGCAGCAGACAGACACATATTTTTTAATCAggaaaatcagttaagaacaaatttttatttacaatgacggcctacccctaacccagacgacactgggccaattgtgtgccaccctattggattcccaatcatggctggttgtgatacagcctgaaattgaaccagggtatgtagtgacgcctcttacactgagatgcagtgccttagaccgctgcgccattcgTGAGCCCCCAGACAATCATATAATGACATACACTCCCCTccatatttatttggacagtgaagctaaaatgtGTAAATGTTGCTCTGTAATCGTACATAGAAGTGATGATTAATGGTCTTTGttcctctgtaactttctcactcatcattattcaggattcatgaattgttagatactattGCACTGTTGGTGttaagaacacaagcatttcgctacacccgcaataacatctgctaaatatgtgtatgtgaccaataaaatctgatttgatttgattcatgtagaagtgttcagaaacatctgcTGTTCTTATTTACAAGAGAAGTGACGAAAAAATTACACAAGAGGTTAACATTAATGTCATTCAGttcctattggacaaaacatAATCCgagaaacaaccaaaacaaactacaaatacatccaacaagtttgtagagtcacaagcttgatgtcgtcattgcgtgctaggaatatgggaccaaatactacacttttgactACTGTAATACAGTACAAGTGAATTTATCCAAATACTTATGGAAAACAAAATACACATAAAAAAATACTAGATACATGAAGAGATTTAATTTCTAAAAGgtaaaagatatatatatatatgaacgtATACcgtcaaataaaaggtgacattctgtactgttgcctcatatgaaacatttcaaATCTCAAAATCTCAAATTCAAAATGCTGTATGTTGTCAAATTTTAGCTTCACATTTCAAATAAATATGGAGGGGAGTGTAAATGTTGTACCTTATGCTGCAATGGCATTCACAACATACCATTTCTCTTGCCAATTATTGACACTTTCAAATCATAGAACCAACTTCGCTATTTTACTTTTAAAAAGCTGGTGCAAAAAGTAACCACGCAATTTCTTACCTATTCTGCTTTATATCTCACGTTAGGGTAGTGGTTCTCAACTCCTGTCCTCAtatacccccaacagtacacatttgtaTTGTAGTCCCTGACAAGCACATCTGATTCAACTTGTGAGTTAATCATCAGGCCCTCACCTAGTTGATTCAGCTATGTTTGTCcggggctacaacaaaaatgtgttttgttggggTTACTCGAGGACCGGAGATGGGAACCACAACATTAGGGTATAAAAGTATTCAAGAAAATCCTGGAGAAAGATGATTATCACGGAAAAAAGATTTCATTACAGTTTGGGAGGAACACTGTGTCATATTGGTGGCAGACAGCCACAGGGTGCTCCTACCCTCTCATCCTACCTTCTCATCAGACAACTAGAAGAGATATCCCACTGCGATGCAGACTGGTGGTCCAGGCTCTGCTTCTAATGACATGCcgcttctctcactccctctgtctcgctcAAACTTCAGCAGCACAAAATTAAAGCACAGTTGATAAGTAACTCAATTCAAACCAGATGTGTATCTCTGATGGGCTTGCGCCCAGAGGGCTTGAGTCAGTAATAGGGCTTGGTCTGAGTGCTGCCACATGCACAAGGAACAGTACCAAGGCTCAGACTGTAGAAGTGCCAGGCAAATCAATATAAGCCCCAGGGCCTatattcataaagcgtctcagagtaggagtgctgatctaggatcgcATTCCTTACGATATTaaatgcaaaactgatcctaggGCAGTACCCCTTCTCTAAGACtctttctattctattctactgtatcttagtttgtgccgctctgacattgcttgtccatatatttatatattcttaattcaatacctttacttagatttgtgtgtcttgtgtgtattgttgtgaaattgttggaTATTACTTATTATataatactgcactgttggagctagaaacacaagcatttcgctacacccacaataacatctgctaaacacgtgtatgtgaccaatacaaattgatttgatttgatttctgaaTATAGGCTCAGTCTGGCTGGCCCCTATCCCATCGGCCTCAGCCAAGCGGCCATCCTGTAAGGCTTTGGTGCCTGCCCAGCCCCAGTCTGATCTGAGCCGGGGCCCTGGGTTCAGACGATGAGACTTACTGAGGGGCCTAACTGGGCAATTAGAGTCACAGACCAATTTTTCAGAACAATAGTGTCATACGTTTAACAAGCTGCCTCTGCCATTATCCCTGCAGGGGACTGTTTTTCTTTCTAACGGCCCCCCTGCTTGTCTGTAgacggtgtgtttgtgttggtagtGGGGACTACGGTTCCTTTGGGCACCTGTCTATAAAAGACCAGTAAGGAGTCACAGAGGCACACTCCCACACAGACAAATATGTTCACTGATGATCACATTGGTTAACATAGTCGTCTTTATGTTAATGATCATCTTATTCGGTATGGTTTTATAGTAGAAAAGGTGTTCAGACAAACTGGTCATTGAATCAGTACTGCACTGGCGGAATGAGCTCTGTACACTTCCAACCACTTCTCTACTGTTAAACCTATATGTCCATGTCAGCAAGTTTTCATTTCTGAATATGGCAACACCTCTCACCTGGCAAGCAAAAAGAATAACAAACCAAAAACTCTTTATATTGAAATGTCAAACAATAATACTTGGAGCGGTGGATCATTTGTAGGTATGTTAGCTTGGCTATCCTGAGAGTAGTCAGTCAGCATGTTGCCCCTTCCATACAGAATGCCTAAAACATGGGAGTAACGCATTAAACTGTTGTCTTTTCCACCTGCATGTAGTCAACACAACTTCTTAGCAAGGTTAATATAGTAAACTAAAAgtaatacaaaaataatattgaaaaaactatttagtcaaccgaaataaaataattaacaaaCCAGTTTGAAAACACCACAACTATTATCGTTGAAACCAAAAATAAAATAGAAGTTTGACTTTTTTCCCCCTAAACTTTGGTCAGAAATGGGGGTTTCAAGCTTTTGTGAAGTTTTCAAGCTATTGAAGCTGGCAGGTAAATGTTGTTAGGAGATGGTGGTTTCAAATAGCCTTAGAAATCAGTAGCTAACTTGATAATTCTTACAAGTTAAAAACCATTGGATTGGTGTAAACCCCTACTCCTCATTGGTGTAAACCCCTACTCCTTATTGGTGTAAACCCCTACTCATCATTGGTGTAAACCCCTACTCCTCATTGGTGTAAAACCCTACTCCTCATTGGTGTAAACCCCTACTCCTCATTAGTGTAAACCCCTACTCCTCATTGGTGTAAACCCCTACTCCTCATTAGTGTAAACCCCTACTCCTCATTAGTGTAAACCCCTACTCCTCATTGGTGTGAACCCCTACTCCTCATTAGTGTAAACTCCTACTCCTCATTAGTGTAAACCCCTACTCCTCATTAGTGTAAACCCCTACTCCTCATTGGTGTGAACCCCTACTCCTCATTAGTGTAAACTCCTACTCCTCATTAGTGTAAACCCCTACTCCTCATTAGTGTAAACCCCTACTCCTCATTAGTGTAAACCCCTACTCCTCATTGGTGTAAACCCCTACTCCTCATTGGTGTAAACCCCTACTCCTCATTAGTGTAAACCCCTACTCCTCATTAGTGTAAACCCCTACTCCTCATTGGTGTAAACCCCTACTCCTCATTAGTGTAAACCCCTACTCCTCATTGGTGTAAACCCCTACTCCTCATTGGTGTAAACCCCCTACTCCTCATTAGTGTAAACCCCTACTCCTCATTAGTGTAAACCCCTACTCCTCATTGGTGTAAACCCCTACTCCTCATTAGTGTAAACATGGGTGAGAGAGAGTTACCAGTCTCGGCGCTATTCCTTTTAAATTCAAGTCACAGATACTTTATCATATAAACCTAACCTTTGATCTGACTCATTACTTTATCTATTACTTCACCCCCAGTTGTAAGAAG
Proteins encoded in this window:
- the LOC135555141 gene encoding secreted frizzled-related protein 5-like, whose protein sequence is MSVCQDVGYSEMRLPNLLGHSSLEGEVVPRSEDWRPLLQTGCHPQAQAFLCSLIAPVCLDAFIQPCRSLCVAVRDSCAPVLSCQGQVWPEALDCDRFPTQEDMCLTPHPKHSNSHLAKALPKPACQACPSVEEHPSLKTVLDALCQDDFAVTAKLSRRRLLSGEPEFEVEGRIEFIRQGPLLPYDTQHLLQQWLLINLPCANVLVRPGRVQLYLLTGAVQSDGTLALTRLFPWHKKNNSITMAARKWKHHRC